From one Dermacentor silvarum isolate Dsil-2018 chromosome 3, BIME_Dsil_1.4, whole genome shotgun sequence genomic stretch:
- the LOC119444967 gene encoding LOW QUALITY PROTEIN: uncharacterized protein LOC119444967 (The sequence of the model RefSeq protein was modified relative to this genomic sequence to represent the inferred CDS: inserted 1 base in 1 codon), with the protein STSSASSATSPSTSATSASSTSSRLLRLLRLPTSSTSPATPPPPPPPPPPPPPPPPPPPPPPPPPPPPPPPPPPPPPPPPPPPPPPPPPPPPPPPPLPPPPPPPPPPPPPPPPPPPPPPPPPPPPPPPPPPPPSSTSPTTSATSASSASPASSTSSATSSTSPATPASSTSTTSSPSSATSTSSASPATSTSSATPATSTSPATPTSSTSPASSTXPLHLRHLHLLASSTSSTSSASAASPTSSTSPATSTSPASPDYNIHHATSGLPRYSTNC; encoded by the exons tccacctcctccgcctcctcggcCACCTCCCCCTCCACCTCCGCCACCTCCGCCTCTTCCACCTCCtcccgcctcctccgcctcctccgcctccccACCTCCTCCACCTCCCCCGCCACCCCACCTCCCCCGCCACCTCCGCCTCCCCCGCCTCCCCCGCCACCTCCGCCTCCCCCGCCACCTCCACCTCCTCCGCCACCCCCGCCACCTCCACCTCCCCCGCCACCCCCACCTCCTCCACCTCCCCCGCCTCCTCCACCTCCCCCTCCACCTCCGCCACCTCCGCCTCTTCcgcctcctccacctcctccgcctcctccgcctccccCACCTCCTCCACCTCCCCCGCCACCTCCACCTCCCCCGCCACCTCCGCCTCCCCCGCCTCCCCCGCCACCT TCCTCCACCTCCCCCACCACCTCCGCCAcctccgcctcctccgcctcccccgcctcctccacctcctccgccacctcctccaCCTCCCCCGCCACCCCCGCCTCCTCCACCTCGACcacctcctccccctcctccgccacctccacCTCCTCCGCCTCCCCCGCCACCTCCACCTCCTCCGCCACCCCCGCCACCTCCACCTCCCCCGCCACCCCCACCTCCTCCACCTCCCCCGCCTCCTCCA TCCCCCTCCACCTCCGCCACCtccacctcctcgcctcctccacctcctccACCTCCTCCGCCTCCGCCGCCTCCCCCACCTCCTCCACCTCCCCCGCCACCTCCACCTCCCCCGCCTCCCCCGACTACAACATCCACCACGCCACCTCCGGTTTGCCCCGATACTCCACCAACTGCTGA
- the LOC125944395 gene encoding uncharacterized protein LOC125944395, translated as MTNEGDARGPIPVAPGSMPAGTWRYYREPRVFAGRAGEDVEEWLRHYQRVSKSNGWNTTDQLTNVIFALSDTALMWFENHEELLTTWERFVHDLKECFGDSDAKKKRAEHTLAQRAQLPGETCTAYIEEILKLCKQANARMSEEDKVGHLLKGIAEDVYNFLIGKDSLASVSDVMKHCRTFEALKMRRITPKFGRLANVTTVASIDMSSSFDLASTIRQIVREELDRHTETTRRLPDVSDASFSQAPATSPPLNGWQPSVSVANVSEYRHAPASSLIQDISSIRSSIAVDGLGGHCVSDYLNPLPAVMQMSMMP; from the exons atgaccaacgaaggagacgctcggggaccgatacctgtcgctccgggatcaatgcctgctggtacgtggcgctactaccgagaacctcgggttttcgccgggagagcaggtgaagatgtagaagaatggctcagacattaccaacgggtaagcaagtccaacggctggaacaccaccgaccaactaaccaacgttaTCTTCGCTCTCAGTGACACTGCtctgatgtggtttgagaaccacgaagaattattaacaacgtgggaacgtttcgttcatgacctaaaggaatgctttggcgactcggacgcaaaaaagaaacgcgcagagcataccctggcacagagagcacagctaccaggggagacttgcactgcctacatcgaagagatcttgaaattgtgcaagcaagccaacgcaagaatgtccgaggaagacaaggtcgggcacctgctcaagggcatagcagaggatgtctacaatttcctgatcggcaaggacagtcttgcttcagtgtctgatgtcatgaagcactgccgtacgttcgaggcgctgaagatgcgccgaataacgccaaagtttggccgattggccaatgttaccactgtggccagcatcgatatgagctcttcatttgacttggcgtcgaccatacgacagatcgtccgcgaagagctagacaggcacaccgagacgacacgtcgcctgcctgatgtctctgatgcctccttttcgcaagccccggcgacttcaccacctttgaatggatggcaaccgtctgtcagcgtcgcgaatgtgtcagagtaccgacacgcaccggcatcgag TCTGATTCAAGACATCTCGAGTATTCGAAGCTCTATAGCTGTAGATGGCCTCGGAGGTCACTGTGTCAGTGATTATCTCAACCCCCTTCCTGCCGTCATGCAAATGTCTATGATGCCGTGA